The genomic DNA GTAGCAGCCGCCCCGCTCAGGACGGTCGCCGCCGACCGCGCCCCTACCGTGCCCTCCAGCACGTGACGACCAGGAGGGAACGGATGGACGGCCAGGCCACGGTGGCGAGGTGGGGGGACGGTGACCGGCGCTGGTTCCTCAACGCGTGGTCGACCATCGCCGTCGACGCGGCGGCCACCGGTGGCACCCTCGACGTGGTGACCCAGGCGCTGCCCGCCGGCTACGCCCCGCCCGGCCACCGGCACACCGCCCGCGACGAGGTCCTGGTCGTCGTCCGCGGCGAGGTGCACCTGACCTGTGAGGGGCAGCGCTGGCTGCTCGGGCCGGGCGGGGTGGCCCACATCCCCCGCGGGGCGGCGCACGCGATCGCGGTCAGCCTGGCCGATCCCGCCGACGTGGTGTTCGTCTCGAGCCCCGCCGGCCTGGCCGGGCTGATCGGCGACCTCGGCCACGTGGTCGCCGACGGCGACGACCCGCGCCCGACCGCGCCCGACCTGGCCGCCCTCGCCGCGGCGGGGGCCCGGCACGACCTCTTGCTCGACGAGCCCGGTGCGGCGGCGCGCTAGCCTCTCCCCGCCGGCTGCGGTCGCCGGCGTCCGCGGGGGGACGGTCCGCGACGAGCGGGGAGGTGCGCGGTGACGTCGCCAGCTGCCGGAGGGGTCCAGCGGGTCCGCGTCGACGTCCTCGGCCCGGTCCGGCTGCTGGTGGACGGCGAGGCCGTGGACGTCGGCGGACCCCGTCCGCGGACCCTGCTCGCCGCGCTGGCGCTGCGCGCGGGCACGCCCGTCACCAGCGACGAGCTGATCACGGCCGTCTGGGACGGCGACGCCCCGGCGACGGCCGCCGCCACGGTCCGGGCCTACGTGTCCCGGCTGCGCCGCAGCGCCGGGGACGCGGTCCACCGCGACCACGGCGGGTACGTCCTCGACGCCGACGTCGACGCCGACCGCTTCGCCGCCCTGTTGGACGTCGCGACGTCGCCGTCGTCGACGCTGGCGCCGGAGGAGCGCGAGGCGACCCTCGCCGAGGCGCTGGCGCTGTGGCGCGGCCCCGCGCTCGGCGGCGCCCAGGTGACCACCTCGCTGCGACCCGCCGCCCAGGCCCTGGCCGACGACCGCGTCGCCGCCCAGCGGGCGTGGGCGGCCAGCCTGGTGGCGCTCGGCCGGCACGAGCCGGCGATCGCGCAGCTGAGCGCGCTCGCGACCGCCCACCCCGACCGGGAGGGCATCGCGGCGGACCTGATGCTCGCCCTCCACCGCGTCGGCCGGCAGCAGGAGGCCCTCGAGGTGTACCAGCGGGTGCGGAGCGAGCTGCTCGACCGGGCCGGGCTCGAGCCCGGGCACCTGCTGGTGGACCTGCACCGCCGGATGCTCGCCCAGGACCCGTCCCTCCTGCAGGTGACGTCGGCGACGCCGCCGGCCGCCCCGCCGACCGTCGGACCCCCGACGGCGGCCACGGGCGCCGCGACCCCGGCGGATCCCCCGACCGCCGCGGTCGACGTGCCGGCCCGGACGACGAACCTGCCCCTCCCCCTCACCTCGTTCGTCGGCCGCAGCGCCGAGCTCGTGGCGCTCCACGACCTCATCGAGGGCCACCGGCTGGTGACGCTCACCGGTCCCGGGGGGACCGGGAAGACCCGCCTGGCGCTCGAGGCCTGCCGTCGCCGGGACGACCCCGACGGGCCGTGGCTCGTCGAGCTGGCGGCCGTCGAGGACCCGGCGTTCGTCGCCTCCGCGATCGCCGAGGCGCTGCAGATCGGCGTGCAGGACGGCCGGTCCGCCGCCGACCTCGTGACCGCCGCACTGTCGACCCGCACCACGATCCTGCTCCTCGACAACTGCGAGCACGTGGTCGACGGCGCGGCCGCGGTCGCAGAGGCCCTCCTCAGCCACTGCCCGTCCCTCCGGATCGTGGCGACCAGCCGGGAACCCCTCGGCGTCCCCGGTGAGCGGCTCTTCGGGGTGGCGACCCTGCCGGTGACCGAGCGGAGCCCGGAGCTGCTGGTCAGCCACGGCGACGCGATGCGCCTGTTCCTCGACCGCGCCAGGAACGTCGCCCCGGACCTCGATCCGGACCCGGCGACGCTCGAGCTGGTGCGGCGGATCTGTCAGGACCTCGACGGGCTGCCGCTCGCCATCGAGCTGGCCGCGGCCGAGCTGCGGGCGCTGTCGCCCCGCGACCTCGAGACCCAGCTGGCCGACCGGTTCGCCGTGCTGACCGGCGGACCGCGGACCGCCCGCCCGCACCAGCGGACCCTCCAGACCACCGTGGCGTGGAGCGTCGACCTGCTCGACCCCGCCCAGCGCGACCTGTTCGCCAAGCTCAGCGTGTTCGTCGGCGGGTTCACCCGCGACGCGGTCGTCGAGGTCTGCGGCACCCGGTCCGCGGCCCTGCTGGGCGACCTGGTCGACCGGTCGCTCGTCGAGGTGGACACGACCCGCGAACCCCGCCGGTTCCGGATGCTCGAGACCCTCCGCCAGTACGCCGCCTCGCTGCTCGACGATGCCACCACACACCGCCTGCGCGACCGGCACGCCCGCTGGTGCGCGGACCTGGTGACCACTGCCGGCGCAGCGCTGCGCGGCCCGGACGGGCCCGCGTGGGAGCGGCGCCTCGACGCCGAGACGGGGAACATCCGCGCCGGTCTGCGCGCCACGATCGACGACGGGGAGTGGCCCACCGCCCTCGCGATGGGCGCGGCGCTGTGGTGGTGGTGGTTCCGCCGCGCCCGCCTGGACGAGGGTCGCGCCTGGCTGGCCGAGATCACGGCGGCGGACCAGCGCCGGGACGCGACGCTGGCCGAGGCGCGCTACGGCGAGGCGTTCCTCGCCTTCTTCGCCGGGGATCCCGCAGTCGAGGGTCACAACGACGCGGCGATCGCGATCGCTCGCGAGGCGGGGGACGGCGCCGTGCTGGCCCGCGTGCTGACCTCGAAGGCGTACCGCTGGGCGCTGTTCGGGCACCTCGCCGAGGTGCCGGCCATCCTCGCCGAGGGGCTCGCGGCGCTGCCCCCCGACGCACCCGACTGGGTGGTCGCCGAGTGCGCGTTCTCCGCCGGCCAGGTCGCCCGCACCCTGGGCGAGCACGACCGCGCGCGGACCCGGCTCGAGCAGTCCCTCACGGCGGCCGAGCGCGCCGGCCACCGCTGGATGATGACCGTCACCCGCTGGGTGCTGGCCGAGGTCGCCCTCGACGTCGACGCGCCCAGGGATGCCGCTCCGCTGCTCGCCACCGCGCTGCAGCTGGCCCGCGCCGACGGCGACCGGGCCGCGGTCCTCGGCGGCCTGCGGTCCCTCGCCGGGGTCGCGGCCCGGACCGGTCAGCCCACCGACGGCGCGCGGCTGCTCGGCATGGTCCGCGGGCTCGCGGGCCGCATCGGCATGGACGTCGACCACATGGAGCGGGCGGACGCCGACCGGACCCTCGAGGTGCTGTCCACCGCGCTGCGGCCCGAGGCGCTCGCCGACGCGATCGCCGAGGGGGAGGGCCAGCCGATCGGCGCGGCGATGCGCCTGGCGGCGGAGATCCTCGGCCGGGCCACGGCGGCGACCTGATCGACGGGCCGGTGGCCCGGGGAGCGGCCCGGCCGCCACCCGTAGCATCCGCGACGTGGATCCGGCCGCCGCCCGTCGCGCCTTCGCGGACCTGCACCGCGACGGCACCTTCACCATCCCGAACCCGTGGGACCTGGGGTCGGCCCGGCTGCTCGCCCACCTCGGGTTCGCCGCGCTGGCCTCGACCAGCTCCGGCTTCGCCGCGTCGCTCGGTGCGCGGGACCAGCAGGTCACCGCGGACGAGCTGGTGGACCACGCTGCGGCGCTCTGCGCAGCGGTGGAGGTGCCGGTGCACGTCGACGCCGAGGACGGCCACGGCGCGACGGCCGCCGACGTGACCGCGACCGTCGAGCGGCTGGTGGCCGTCGGCGTGGCCGGGGTGTCGATCGAGGACCACGACCCGTCTGCGGGCGTCATCCGCGACGTCGACGACGCGGTCGACCGGGTCGCGGCCGCCGCGGCGGTCTGCGCGCCGGCTGGTGTGGTCCTGACCGCCCGTGCGGAGAACCACCTCTACGACGCCGGGGACCTCGACGACACGATCAGCCGCCTGCGCCGCTACGCCGAGGCCGGCGCCGACGTGCTGTACGCCCCGGGCCTGGCCGACCTGGACGACATCGCCCGCGTCGTCACCGCGGTGGACCGGCCGGTCAACGTCCTGGCCCTGCGCCACGGGCCGAGCGCGCCCGACCTGGCCGGCGTGGGGGTGCGGCGGATCTCGACCGGCGGGTCGCTCGCCTGGGCCGCCTACGGTGCGGTGGTCGCCGCCGTGGAGGAGCTGCGCGGGCCCGGCACGTCGACCTACCTCGACGCGGCCCTGCCGGCCGCGATCCGCGACGCGGCGTGGGGCCGGGAACCCCGGGCGTAGGGGTCAGCCGCCGCCGACGGTCAGCACGACCTTCCCGGTGGCCGTCCGCTCGTCGAGCAGGGCCAGTGCCGCCGCGGCGTCCTCGAGGTCGATCTCCGCCCCGATCGGCGGGTCGACCACGCCGTCGC from Euzebya sp. includes the following:
- a CDS encoding cupin domain-containing protein; protein product: MDGQATVARWGDGDRRWFLNAWSTIAVDAAATGGTLDVVTQALPAGYAPPGHRHTARDEVLVVVRGEVHLTCEGQRWLLGPGGVAHIPRGAAHAIAVSLADPADVVFVSSPAGLAGLIGDLGHVVADGDDPRPTAPDLAALAAAGARHDLLLDEPGAAAR
- a CDS encoding BTAD domain-containing putative transcriptional regulator translates to MTSPAAGGVQRVRVDVLGPVRLLVDGEAVDVGGPRPRTLLAALALRAGTPVTSDELITAVWDGDAPATAAATVRAYVSRLRRSAGDAVHRDHGGYVLDADVDADRFAALLDVATSPSSTLAPEEREATLAEALALWRGPALGGAQVTTSLRPAAQALADDRVAAQRAWAASLVALGRHEPAIAQLSALATAHPDREGIAADLMLALHRVGRQQEALEVYQRVRSELLDRAGLEPGHLLVDLHRRMLAQDPSLLQVTSATPPAAPPTVGPPTAATGAATPADPPTAAVDVPARTTNLPLPLTSFVGRSAELVALHDLIEGHRLVTLTGPGGTGKTRLALEACRRRDDPDGPWLVELAAVEDPAFVASAIAEALQIGVQDGRSAADLVTAALSTRTTILLLDNCEHVVDGAAAVAEALLSHCPSLRIVATSREPLGVPGERLFGVATLPVTERSPELLVSHGDAMRLFLDRARNVAPDLDPDPATLELVRRICQDLDGLPLAIELAAAELRALSPRDLETQLADRFAVLTGGPRTARPHQRTLQTTVAWSVDLLDPAQRDLFAKLSVFVGGFTRDAVVEVCGTRSAALLGDLVDRSLVEVDTTREPRRFRMLETLRQYAASLLDDATTHRLRDRHARWCADLVTTAGAALRGPDGPAWERRLDAETGNIRAGLRATIDDGEWPTALAMGAALWWWWFRRARLDEGRAWLAEITAADQRRDATLAEARYGEAFLAFFAGDPAVEGHNDAAIAIAREAGDGAVLARVLTSKAYRWALFGHLAEVPAILAEGLAALPPDAPDWVVAECAFSAGQVARTLGEHDRARTRLEQSLTAAERAGHRWMMTVTRWVLAEVALDVDAPRDAAPLLATALQLARADGDRAAVLGGLRSLAGVAARTGQPTDGARLLGMVRGLAGRIGMDVDHMERADADRTLEVLSTALRPEALADAIAEGEGQPIGAAMRLAAEILGRATAAT
- a CDS encoding isocitrate lyase/phosphoenolpyruvate mutase family protein, which produces MDPAAARRAFADLHRDGTFTIPNPWDLGSARLLAHLGFAALASTSSGFAASLGARDQQVTADELVDHAAALCAAVEVPVHVDAEDGHGATAADVTATVERLVAVGVAGVSIEDHDPSAGVIRDVDDAVDRVAAAAAVCAPAGVVLTARAENHLYDAGDLDDTISRLRRYAEAGADVLYAPGLADLDDIARVVTAVDRPVNVLALRHGPSAPDLAGVGVRRISTGGSLAWAAYGAVVAAVEELRGPGTSTYLDAALPAAIRDAAWGREPRA